Part of the Desulfovibrio sp. TomC genome is shown below.
GGAAGGTCGCTTTATGGCGGCCAACAAAGGCTCAATCTTTCTCGATGAGATTGGCGAGGTGGCTCCGGCCATCCAGGCCAAGCTTTTGCGGGTTATCCAGGAGCGCGAGATCGAGCGGGTGGGCGGCGACCGGCCCATTGGCGTTGACGTCCGCATCCTGGCCGCCACCAACCGGGACCTGAAAAAAGAGGTGGAAGCCGGCCGGTTTCGCGAAGATCTCTATTATCGCTTAAACGTCGTCACCCTGACCGTGCCGCCGCTGCGCGACCGGGAACAGGACATCCCGCTTCTGGCCCAGCATTTTCTGACCCGCTTTGCCGAGAAGAATCGTAAGCGTATCAAAGGGTTTACGCCGGCGGCCATGGACCAACTGCTGCGATGTCCCTGGCCGGGAAACGTCCGGGAACTGGAAAATGCCGTAGAGCGGGCGGTCATCCTGTCGGTTGGCGAATACGTCACCGAGCGGGAACTGCCGCTTGTCGGCCTGCGGGAGACGACTGCGGGTTTTGCCGCCCCGGCGCCGGGGACTTCCGGGATGCCGGGGCAAACCGATCTGGCCGGACTGACCGGAATGCCCCTGGACGATGTGGAGCGCGAGGTCATCCTGGCCACCTTGCGCGATACTGGCGGCAACAAGAGCGAAGCGGCCCGGGTGCTTGGCATCACCAGGGCAACCCTGCACAAAAAGCTCAAAAAATACGGTGAAGAATAGGCGGGTGACGCTGCGGGGCGTACTGG
Proteins encoded:
- a CDS encoding sigma-54-dependent transcriptional regulator, with the translated sequence MLASILVVDDDNGHLSMLRTVLSGWGYGVAGAGDGAEAVAMVREKPFDAVLLDVRMAGMGGMEALARIKEYNPAVPVLIMTAYSSVETAVSALKSGAYDYLTKPLDLDVLRLTLERALDHVRLARENVSLRQKLGPGAGGPQIIGTSPAIRELFSMIAMVAPTEATVLVTGESGTGKELVAKALHSGSPRASGPLVAVNCAALTETLLESELFGHEKGAFTGADRRREGRFMAANKGSIFLDEIGEVAPAIQAKLLRVIQEREIERVGGDRPIGVDVRILAATNRDLKKEVEAGRFREDLYYRLNVVTLTVPPLRDREQDIPLLAQHFLTRFAEKNRKRIKGFTPAAMDQLLRCPWPGNVRELENAVERAVILSVGEYVTERELPLVGLRETTAGFAAPAPGTSGMPGQTDLAGLTGMPLDDVEREVILATLRDTGGNKSEAARVLGITRATLHKKLKKYGEE